The proteins below are encoded in one region of Lactuca sativa cultivar Salinas chromosome 3, Lsat_Salinas_v11, whole genome shotgun sequence:
- the LOC111877097 gene encoding uncharacterized protein LOC111877097, with protein sequence MGIEGKSGCSKIKRRKLAINWKQLLPSSSDEDNRPTELQVTSKRKSKCGRSESDAQENHKEDLELQTKSDDEITEYIARSKRFLVTLIDKLPDRGDKLKATLQRYEDELERRNKLQLEKVLPEAKGKVTRNLHHQQCLPNFLTEC encoded by the exons ATGGGAATCGAGGGAAAAAGCGGTTGCAGTAAAATCAAGAGGAGGAAGTTGGCCATCAACTGGAAACAGCTCTTACCTTCGTCATCCGATGAAGACAATCGTCCAACGGAACTTCAGGTGACATCGAAGAGGAAATCAAAATGCGGCCGCAGTGAAAGTGACGCGCAAGAGAATCATAAGGAAGACTTGGAACTCCAGACGAAATCAGACGATGAAATTACCGAGTATATTGCGAGATCTAAAAGATTCTTGGTAACACTAATTGATAAGTTGCCTGATAGGGGCGACAAGCTCAAGGCAACTCTCCAGAGATACGAAGATGAACTCGAACGAAGAAATAAACTCCAATTGGAGAAG GTGCTTCCGGAGGCAAAAGGAAAGGTGACCAGAAATCTTCATCATCAGCAATGTTTGCCAAATTTCTTAACAGAATGTTAG